gcgcggcggcggcggtgcgATGGGCAGCCCGGCGGCGGGCTGGGCCGCGGCCCCCGCCAAGCGCGCGCGGCGCCAAGGCTCGGCTGAGGGGCCCGGCGGCCCCGCTGCCGACGGCGACCCGCGGCTGTGGGACACGGAGCGGCTCTGCCAGCACCTCTCGCGCAGCGGCTTGGGCGAGCCCAGCCTGCTGCGCCGCTTCCGAGGTaacggcggcggggccgggagtGGGGGAAGGGGGCGGCGGCTCTCCCCCCACCGCTCACCGCGTGCTTGTCCCCGCAGAGAGCGGCGTCACCGGGGCCATGCTGCTGGACCTGCCCGCCTGCGCTCTGGAGGTTACGCGCGTCTGGTGAga
This genomic stretch from Oxyura jamaicensis isolate SHBP4307 breed ruddy duck unplaced genomic scaffold, BPBGC_Ojam_1.0 oxyUn_random_OJ65599, whole genome shotgun sequence harbors:
- the LOC118159032 gene encoding deoxynucleoside triphosphate triphosphohydrolase SAMHD1-like: MGSPAAGWAAAPAKRARRQGSAEGPGGPAADGDPRLWDTERLCQHLSRSGLGEPSLLRRFRESGVTGAMLLDLPACALEVTRVCLPAERLKVLACLNKLRQAVDVMKVFNDPVHGHIEMHPLLVRIIDTPQFQRLRYIKQLGGTYFVFPGASHNRFEHSLG